A section of the Enterobacter sp. C2 genome encodes:
- a CDS encoding phage baseplate assembly protein V, whose amino-acid sequence MKTFESLQELARLLRNMIRTGVIVETDLDTGRCRVQTGGNTSDWLQWLTHRAGRSRTWWAPSIGEQVLILSVGGEMDTAFVLPGIYSDENPAPSASADAWRVDFPDGAVIEYEPETSELKASGIKTADITASKNITATVPVVLVKAETRITLDTPEVVCTNKLITDTLEVQKGGKMTGDITHSGGAFTSNNVQVDKHSHGGVQKGGSWTEDTK is encoded by the coding sequence ATGAAAACATTCGAATCCCTACAGGAACTTGCGCGCCTGCTGCGCAACATGATCCGCACCGGCGTCATTGTCGAAACTGACCTTGATACGGGGCGCTGTCGTGTACAGACTGGCGGCAATACATCCGACTGGCTCCAGTGGCTGACGCACCGCGCCGGGCGCTCGCGTACATGGTGGGCACCATCCATCGGCGAGCAGGTACTGATCCTGTCCGTGGGTGGCGAGATGGATACAGCATTTGTACTGCCCGGCATTTATTCCGATGAAAACCCTGCGCCGTCCGCGTCGGCGGATGCCTGGCGCGTTGACTTCCCGGACGGCGCGGTTATTGAGTACGAGCCGGAAACCAGCGAGCTGAAAGCCTCGGGCATAAAAACCGCTGACATCACCGCCTCAAAAAATATTACCGCAACCGTGCCGGTTGTACTGGTCAAAGCGGAGACACGGATCACCCTCGACACGCCGGAGGTGGTCTGCACCAACAAACTGATCACCGACACGCTTGAGGTACAGAAGGGCGGGAAGATGACCGGCGATATTACACACAGCGGCGGCGCGTTTACTTCCAATAACGTGCAGGTAGACAAACATAGCCACGGCGGCGTGCAGAAGGGCGGGAGCTGGACGGAGGATACGAAATGA
- a CDS encoding phage virion morphogenesis protein — protein MNDLQPFEDKLAALIAMLSPSGRRRMAADIAKRVRAGQQKRIKSQKAPDGTPYEARKRQPVKAKNGRVKRQMFAKLRTSRYMKASGEDSAAAVEFTGKVQRIARVHQFGLKDRPGRDSPAVQYPERKLLGFSDDDEKIIELILISYLAD, from the coding sequence ATGAATGACTTACAGCCCTTCGAGGATAAACTCGCCGCGCTGATTGCCATGCTGTCACCGTCTGGCCGTCGCCGTATGGCTGCGGATATCGCTAAAAGAGTGCGGGCCGGGCAGCAGAAGCGAATTAAATCACAGAAAGCGCCGGACGGCACGCCGTACGAGGCGCGTAAGCGTCAGCCAGTTAAGGCAAAAAACGGACGGGTTAAACGCCAGATGTTCGCAAAGCTGCGTACCAGTCGATACATGAAGGCCAGCGGCGAAGATAGCGCGGCGGCAGTGGAATTTACTGGGAAGGTGCAACGCATTGCTCGCGTACATCAGTTTGGGCTAAAGGACAGGCCGGGGCGCGACAGCCCTGCTGTGCAGTATCCCGAGCGCAAGTTACTTGGTTTTTCAGATGATGATGAAAAAATAATAGAACTAATTTTAATTTCATATTTGGCAGATTGA
- a CDS encoding phage tail protein → MLKPDSLRQALSRAVPTLKNNPDMLRLFVDNGSIAATLAASLSFEKRYTLNVVVTDYTYDIDLLLVPIMAWLRENQPDIMTTDEGQKRGFTWYADINNDSSIDISISLMLTERTLVKQQGEALHVQNIPEPPSPEPVTRPLELYVAGELVSKWDE, encoded by the coding sequence ATGCTGAAGCCAGACTCGCTACGTCAGGCGCTGAGCCGCGCCGTTCCGACGCTGAAAAATAACCCCGATATGCTGCGACTGTTTGTTGATAACGGCAGCATCGCCGCCACGCTGGCCGCGTCGCTGTCGTTTGAAAAGCGCTACACGCTTAACGTGGTGGTGACCGATTATACGTACGATATCGATCTGCTGCTCGTGCCGATCATGGCCTGGCTGCGGGAAAATCAGCCCGATATTATGACCACTGATGAGGGACAAAAGCGCGGCTTCACGTGGTACGCCGATATCAATAACGATAGCAGCATTGATATCAGCATCAGCCTGATGCTGACCGAGCGCACGCTTGTTAAGCAGCAAGGGGAAGCGCTGCATGTGCAGAACATCCCCGAGCCGCCATCGCCAGAGCCGGTAACGCGCCCGCTGGAGCTGTATGTCGCTGGCGAACTGGTGAGTAAATGGGATGAATGA
- the lysC gene encoding Rz1-like lysis system protein LysC (LysC is an Rz1-like component of a phage lytic system, substantially overlapping although not fully embedded in the gene for the Rz-like LysB component.): MLCAGCTSVTPAPQPVIVYNSCPKVSLCPMPGSDPKTNGDLSADIRQLERALESCALQVEVVKQCQDDTDAEARLATSGAEPRRSDAEK, translated from the coding sequence ATGCTGTGCGCCGGGTGCACGTCCGTAACGCCTGCGCCTCAGCCGGTGATTGTTTACAACAGTTGCCCGAAAGTCAGCCTGTGCCCGATGCCGGGCAGTGACCCGAAAACCAACGGCGATCTGAGTGCCGATATTCGCCAGCTTGAGCGCGCATTAGAGAGCTGCGCGCTACAGGTTGAAGTAGTCAAGCAATGCCAGGACGATACAGATGCTGAAGCCAGACTCGCTACGTCAGGCGCTGAGCCGCGCCGTTCCGACGCTGAAAAATAA
- the lysB gene encoding Rz-like lysis system protein LysB (The gene for this Rz-like phage lysis system protein may overlap extensively with the gene for the other spanin subunit, the Rz1-like protein in the outer membrane.), translating into MKALAALLVMAVLGLWWLYHESDNLRQSFEKANRVASEQAKVIDMLKNQLSVAVTKANKNEQAHAVLNQKLNAAGEQALRRENTITRLINENEQFRRWYSTDLPDAVRRVHVRNACASAGDCLQQLPESQPVPDAGQ; encoded by the coding sequence ATGAAAGCATTAGCCGCATTACTGGTTATGGCCGTGCTCGGGCTGTGGTGGCTGTATCACGAGAGCGACAATCTGCGGCAGTCCTTTGAAAAGGCAAACCGTGTTGCCAGTGAGCAAGCGAAGGTGATCGACATGCTGAAAAACCAGCTTAGTGTCGCCGTTACAAAGGCAAATAAAAACGAGCAGGCGCATGCCGTACTGAATCAGAAGCTTAACGCTGCCGGTGAACAGGCGTTACGACGTGAAAACACTATCACGAGGTTAATCAATGAAAACGAACAGTTTCGCCGCTGGTACAGTACTGATCTGCCTGATGCTGTGCGCCGGGTGCACGTCCGTAACGCCTGCGCCTCAGCCGGTGATTGTTTACAACAGTTGCCCGAAAGTCAGCCTGTGCCCGATGCCGGGCAGTGA
- a CDS encoding lysozyme: MSVIKRCSVAAVLALAVLLPDFRLLQTSPEGLALIGDLEGCRLRPYQCSAGVWTSGIGHTAGVVPKGDITERQAATNLVADVLNTERRLAVCAPVVMPQPVYDAVISFAFNVGTGAACKSTLVGFIKRQQWRQACDQLPRWVFVNGGRSQGLENRRARERAVCLKGVS; encoded by the coding sequence ATGTCAGTGATTAAACGTTGCAGTGTGGCCGCCGTGCTGGCGCTGGCCGTGCTGTTACCCGACTTTCGTCTGCTCCAGACCTCACCGGAGGGGCTGGCCCTCATCGGCGATCTGGAGGGTTGTCGCCTGCGCCCTTACCAGTGCAGCGCCGGGGTATGGACGTCGGGCATCGGCCACACTGCGGGGGTAGTGCCAAAGGGCGATATTACTGAACGGCAGGCGGCGACAAATCTGGTCGCTGACGTGCTGAATACGGAGCGGCGTCTCGCGGTCTGCGCACCGGTAGTAATGCCGCAGCCGGTCTATGACGCCGTGATCAGCTTTGCCTTTAACGTCGGCACCGGCGCGGCCTGTAAATCAACGCTGGTCGGTTTTATCAAGCGACAACAGTGGCGGCAGGCGTGTGATCAGCTGCCCCGCTGGGTGTTCGTAAATGGGGGCAGGAGCCAGGGGCTGGAAAACCGTCGCGCCCGTGAAAGGGCAGTATGTCTTAAGGGGGTATCATGA
- a CDS encoding HP1 family phage holin, translating into MGLSMERITSFLAYWLSVALAAFGAMTPQDVAAWFGVLGVIFTVGVNWYYRHLSYLLEADKKMQPVIIAPPPKRP; encoded by the coding sequence ATGGGACTGAGTATGGAGCGAATTACATCGTTTTTAGCCTACTGGCTGAGCGTGGCGCTGGCCGCGTTCGGGGCCATGACACCGCAGGACGTCGCCGCATGGTTCGGCGTGTTGGGTGTGATTTTTACTGTTGGCGTGAACTGGTACTACCGGCACCTGAGTTACCTGCTGGAAGCCGATAAAAAAATGCAGCCTGTCATTATCGCACCCCCACCAAAGAGGCCGTGA
- a CDS encoding tail protein X — protein sequence MRVIAQQGDTLDMICARYYGRTEGVFEEVLAANPGLAGLGAVLSHGTPVDLPEVQAAPVSETVNLWD from the coding sequence ATGCGTGTCATTGCGCAGCAGGGAGACACCCTGGACATGATTTGCGCCCGGTATTACGGGCGCACTGAGGGGGTATTTGAGGAGGTGCTTGCCGCCAATCCGGGGCTGGCCGGGCTGGGGGCAGTGCTGTCGCACGGTACGCCGGTCGATCTGCCCGAGGTGCAGGCGGCCCCGGTATCAGAGACTGTAAACCTATGGGACTGA
- a CDS encoding head completion/stabilization protein, with the protein MMTLIIQNDTPQSSGPVVIPPPAGDEPVIKNTFFFPDIDPKRVRKLMRLEQTVTPDRLRQAIKTGMAETNAELYDYRARQMAAGFERLADVPAEQIDGESERVFQYLSAVSAMTTATLYERYRGVDASAKGDKKADSIDTTIDEMWRDMRWAVARLQGKSRCIVGQI; encoded by the coding sequence ATGATGACGCTGATTATTCAGAACGACACGCCGCAGAGCAGCGGCCCGGTGGTTATCCCGCCGCCTGCGGGCGACGAGCCGGTAATTAAAAACACGTTTTTCTTTCCTGATATCGATCCGAAGCGCGTACGCAAGTTGATGCGCCTGGAGCAGACCGTTACCCCGGACCGGCTGCGGCAGGCCATTAAAACGGGGATGGCTGAAACCAACGCGGAGCTGTACGACTACCGCGCCCGGCAGATGGCCGCCGGATTTGAGCGCCTGGCTGACGTGCCAGCCGAGCAAATCGACGGCGAAAGCGAGCGCGTTTTCCAGTATCTCAGCGCCGTTTCTGCGATGACCACGGCCACGCTGTACGAGCGTTATCGCGGTGTGGATGCCAGCGCGAAAGGCGATAAAAAAGCGGACTCAATCGACACCACGATTGATGAGATGTGGCGAGATATGCGCTGGGCCGTGGCCCGCCTCCAGGGGAAATCGCGCTGCATCGTCGGCCAAATCTGA
- a CDS encoding terminase endonuclease subunit gives MTSPAQRHMMRVSASTTTQRAANPLRHATAYEQMLVKLAADQRTLKTIHSKERKAEIKRELLPFYAPWVSGALEQGKGAQDDILMTVMLWRLDAGDIAGALDIARYAFQFGLAMPGKHRRTPVYMFTEEVALAAMRAHAAGEPVDVRLLLNVLALTESADMPDMVRAKLHKITGLVLRDGGQVAEALAHLQRAMRLDCQAGVKKEIERLERELRPKPEAKPKPAPAALRPRKVKSATPAKRGRPRKIAS, from the coding sequence ATGACGAGTCCCGCACAGCGTCACATGATGCGGGTCTCGGCCTCCACAACCACGCAGCGGGCCGCAAACCCGCTGCGACATGCCACTGCCTACGAGCAGATGCTGGTTAAGCTGGCCGCAGACCAACGCACGCTAAAAACCATCCATTCGAAAGAGCGCAAGGCCGAGATAAAGCGGGAGCTGTTGCCGTTCTATGCCCCGTGGGTCAGTGGCGCGCTTGAGCAGGGCAAAGGCGCGCAGGACGATATTCTGATGACGGTGATGCTGTGGCGTCTTGATGCCGGTGATATCGCCGGTGCGCTGGATATTGCCCGCTATGCCTTTCAGTTTGGCCTGGCTATGCCGGGGAAACATCGCCGCACGCCGGTATACATGTTCACCGAGGAGGTGGCGCTCGCCGCGATGCGCGCCCATGCCGCCGGTGAGCCGGTCGATGTTCGTCTGCTGCTTAACGTGCTGGCGCTGACTGAATCCGCCGACATGCCGGATATGGTGCGGGCAAAGCTGCACAAAATCACTGGTCTGGTGCTGCGTGATGGCGGTCAGGTTGCTGAAGCGCTGGCGCACCTACAGCGTGCAATGCGCCTCGACTGTCAGGCGGGTGTGAAAAAAGAAATTGAACGGCTTGAGCGCGAGCTGCGCCCGAAGCCCGAGGCGAAACCGAAACCGGCCCCGGCGGCATTGCGCCCGCGTAAAGTAAAGAGCGCGACCCCGGCCAAACGTGGCCGACCGAGAAAAATCGCCAGTTAA
- a CDS encoding phage major capsid protein, P2 family: MRQETRFKFNAYLSRIAELSGVEVNDLSKKFTVNPSVTQTLMDTVQESSDFLTRINIVPVNELKGEKVGVGVTGSIASTADTANGQERKTGDFAALESNKYECDQINFDFHIRYKTLDLWARFQDFQIRIRNAITKRQSLDFIMVGFNGVTRAATSNRAENPMLQDVAVGWMEKYRKEAPGRVMNKVTNDEGTVVSDVIRIGKGGDYENLDALVMDATNNLIEPWYQEDPDLVVIVGRQLLADKYFPIVNKEQANTEALAADVIVSQKRIGNLPAVRVPYFPANALFVTRLDNLSIYFMDESHRRVIDENAKLDRVENYESMNVDFVVEDYAAGCVVENIKVGTFTQAQAAAEPEAGA; encoded by the coding sequence ATGCGTCAGGAAACCCGTTTTAAATTTAATGCGTATCTCTCCCGAATCGCCGAGCTGAGCGGCGTGGAGGTTAACGATCTGTCTAAAAAATTCACCGTCAATCCGTCGGTGACCCAGACCCTGATGGATACCGTGCAGGAGTCTTCCGACTTCCTGACCCGCATCAATATCGTGCCGGTCAATGAGCTGAAGGGTGAAAAGGTTGGGGTCGGCGTCACCGGCTCTATCGCCAGCACGGCGGATACGGCCAACGGTCAGGAGCGTAAAACCGGCGACTTCGCCGCGCTGGAATCCAACAAGTACGAGTGCGATCAGATTAACTTCGATTTCCATATCCGTTACAAAACGCTCGACCTGTGGGCGCGTTTTCAGGACTTCCAGATCCGCATCCGCAACGCCATCACCAAGCGTCAGTCGCTGGACTTCATCATGGTCGGCTTTAACGGCGTGACACGCGCCGCCACGTCAAACCGTGCGGAAAACCCGATGCTTCAGGATGTGGCCGTGGGCTGGATGGAAAAGTACCGCAAAGAGGCTCCTGGCCGTGTGATGAACAAGGTCACTAATGATGAGGGCACGGTCGTTTCCGACGTGATCCGCATCGGTAAGGGGGGCGACTATGAAAACCTCGACGCCCTGGTGATGGACGCCACGAATAACCTTATCGAGCCGTGGTATCAGGAAGACCCCGATCTGGTGGTGATTGTGGGCCGTCAGCTTCTGGCAGACAAATATTTCCCGATCGTCAACAAAGAGCAGGCCAACACCGAAGCCCTGGCCGCTGACGTGATCGTCAGCCAGAAACGCATCGGTAACCTTCCGGCGGTGCGGGTGCCGTACTTCCCGGCGAATGCGCTGTTTGTTACGCGCCTCGATAACCTGTCCATCTACTTTATGGACGAGAGTCACCGCCGGGTTATTGACGAAAACGCCAAGCTGGACCGCGTGGAAAACTACGAGTCGATGAACGTCGATTTTGTGGTTGAAGACTACGCCGCCGGTTGCGTGGTGGAAAACATCAAGGTCGGCACCTTCACCCAGGCGCAGGCAGCAGCCGAGCCGGAAGCAGGAGCGTAA
- a CDS encoding GPO family capsid scaffolding protein, with protein sequence MAKKVSKFFRIGVEGDTCDGRVISATDIQEMAAGFDPRVYGCRINLEHLRGILPDGAFNRYGDVVELKAEKIEDDSALNGKWALFGKIAPLDNLVEMVGKGQKVYTSMEIQPNFANTGKCYLVGLAVTDDPASLGTEYLEFCRTAKSNPLNRFKTDPENLISVATLAALEFEDQTETVFTKLSDTVKSIFSRKQASDDARFADVHEAVTVVSEHVQTSLSASDQRLAALENSFASLKQNVTSKADQTSQAFTQLKATLDNTPSRHQPRRELSTGGGGEATLTNC encoded by the coding sequence ATGGCAAAAAAAGTAAGTAAGTTTTTCCGTATCGGCGTTGAGGGCGATACCTGTGACGGTCGTGTAATAAGCGCGACCGATATTCAGGAAATGGCCGCAGGTTTTGACCCCCGCGTCTATGGCTGCCGTATCAATTTGGAACATCTGCGCGGCATTCTCCCGGATGGGGCATTCAACCGCTACGGTGACGTGGTGGAGCTGAAGGCTGAAAAAATCGAAGACGATTCCGCGCTTAACGGTAAATGGGCGCTGTTCGGCAAAATCGCGCCGCTCGACAACCTGGTGGAAATGGTCGGCAAGGGCCAGAAGGTTTACACCTCAATGGAAATTCAGCCGAACTTTGCCAACACCGGCAAGTGCTACCTGGTCGGTCTGGCCGTAACCGATGACCCGGCAAGCCTCGGCACCGAGTATCTGGAGTTCTGCCGCACCGCGAAAAGTAACCCTCTTAACCGCTTCAAGACGGACCCGGAAAACCTGATTTCTGTCGCCACCCTGGCGGCACTGGAGTTTGAAGACCAGACCGAAACCGTCTTCACCAAATTAAGCGACACCGTGAAAAGCATTTTTAGCCGTAAGCAGGCGAGCGATGACGCCCGTTTCGCGGATGTACATGAAGCGGTGACGGTGGTCAGCGAACATGTGCAGACCAGTCTCAGCGCATCCGACCAGCGTCTCGCCGCGCTGGAAAACTCCTTTGCCTCCCTCAAGCAGAATGTGACCAGTAAAGCCGATCAGACCAGCCAGGCCTTTACGCAGCTTAAAGCCACGCTCGACAACACACCAAGCCGTCATCAGCCGCGCCGCGAGCTGAGCACTGGCGGCGGCGGTGAAGCGACGCTGACGAACTGCTGA
- a CDS encoding terminase ATPase subunit family protein: MTITTDTTLLNDPRRQAALLYWQGFSVPQIAEMLQTKRPTVQSWKQRDGWDETAPLNRVESTLEARLIQLYAKPDLTPHDFKVADFLSRQMERLARVNRYGQTGNEADLNPNVANRNKGERKKPKKNFFSEEAIEKLEEIFLAESFEYQLKWHRAGLAHRIRDILKSRQIGATFYFSREALLHALKTGHNQIFLSASKTQAYVFREYIIQFARLVDVDLSGDPIVIGNNGAKLIFLGTNSNTAQSHNGDLYVDEIFWIPNFQRLRKVASGMASQKHLRTTYFSTPSSLGHGAYPFWSGELFNRGRASASERVEIDISHSALAAGVTCEDGQWRQIVTIEDALAGGCTLFDLDTLKRENSADDFRNLFMCEFVDDKASVFPFEELQRCMVDSLEEWEDYAPFADRPFGQRPVWIGYDPSHRGDSAGCVVIAPPMVTGGKFRILERHQWKGMDFATQANAIRELTEKYYVEYIGIDATGLGQGVYQLVRSFYPAAREIRYTPEIKTAMVLKAKDTITRGCLEYDVAATDLTQSFMSIRKTMTGSGRSSTYEASRTEEASHADLAWATMHVLINEPLTAGSGGASSSILEFN; the protein is encoded by the coding sequence ATGACCATCACCACCGACACGACGCTTTTAAACGATCCGCGACGACAGGCGGCGCTGCTGTACTGGCAGGGCTTTTCCGTGCCGCAAATCGCCGAAATGTTGCAGACCAAACGGCCTACCGTACAGAGCTGGAAACAGCGCGACGGCTGGGACGAAACCGCACCGCTTAACCGGGTGGAAAGCACGCTTGAAGCCCGGCTTATCCAGCTCTATGCAAAGCCGGATTTAACCCCGCATGATTTCAAGGTTGCCGATTTTTTGTCGCGCCAGATGGAGCGTCTTGCCCGCGTTAACCGCTACGGCCAGACCGGCAACGAGGCCGATCTCAATCCCAACGTGGCGAACCGCAACAAGGGCGAGCGTAAGAAGCCGAAAAAGAATTTTTTCAGCGAAGAGGCTATCGAAAAACTGGAGGAGATTTTCCTCGCGGAGTCGTTCGAGTATCAGCTCAAATGGCACCGCGCCGGGCTGGCTCACCGCATCCGCGATATCCTGAAATCCCGCCAGATCGGCGCGACGTTTTACTTTTCCCGCGAGGCGCTGCTGCACGCCCTGAAAACCGGCCATAACCAGATATTTTTATCAGCCTCAAAAACGCAGGCGTATGTTTTCCGGGAATACATCATCCAGTTTGCACGCCTGGTTGATGTTGACCTCTCCGGAGACCCGATTGTGATCGGCAACAACGGGGCAAAGCTGATTTTCCTCGGCACCAACTCAAACACCGCTCAGAGCCATAACGGCGACCTGTATGTCGATGAGATTTTCTGGATCCCCAACTTCCAGCGGCTGCGTAAGGTGGCCTCGGGCATGGCCTCGCAGAAGCACCTGCGCACCACCTATTTTTCAACCCCCTCATCCCTCGGGCATGGTGCATATCCGTTCTGGTCTGGCGAGCTGTTTAACCGGGGCCGGGCCAGTGCCAGTGAACGTGTCGAGATCGATATCAGCCATTCCGCGCTGGCCGCCGGTGTTACCTGCGAGGATGGACAGTGGCGGCAGATTGTCACCATTGAGGACGCGCTCGCCGGAGGCTGTACCCTTTTCGACCTGGACACGCTGAAGCGCGAAAACAGCGCCGATGATTTCCGTAACCTGTTTATGTGTGAATTTGTTGACGATAAAGCCTCGGTGTTTCCGTTTGAGGAGCTGCAACGGTGCATGGTGGACAGTCTGGAGGAATGGGAGGACTACGCCCCGTTTGCTGATCGTCCTTTCGGCCAGCGTCCGGTCTGGATTGGCTACGACCCGTCACACCGGGGCGACAGTGCCGGATGCGTGGTCATCGCCCCGCCGATGGTTACCGGCGGCAAGTTCCGTATTCTGGAGCGCCATCAGTGGAAAGGCATGGACTTTGCCACCCAGGCGAACGCCATCCGCGAGCTGACCGAAAAATATTACGTCGAGTATATCGGTATCGATGCAACCGGCCTCGGCCAGGGTGTATATCAGCTGGTTCGTTCCTTCTACCCGGCTGCCCGCGAGATCCGCTACACGCCGGAAATTAAAACGGCAATGGTGCTCAAGGCAAAAGACACGATCACCCGCGGCTGTCTGGAGTATGACGTTGCCGCAACCGACCTAACGCAGTCGTTTATGTCCATCCGTAAAACCATGACCGGCAGTGGACGCAGCTCGACCTATGAAGCCAGCCGCACCGAGGAAGCCAGCCACGCCGATCTCGCCTGGGCCACCATGCATGTATTGATTAACGAGCCGCTTACCGCTGGCAGCGGCGGGGCTTCATCTTCTATCCTGGAGTTCAACTAA
- a CDS encoding phage portal protein: MRKRNKRQRSQQVTETTATGARKMEAFTFGEPSPVLDRRDILDYVECVTNGRWYEPPVSFTGLAKSLRAAVHHSSPIYVKRNILASTFIPHPMLSQQDFSRFVLDFLVFGNAFFEKRMSETGRVLKLEASPAKYTRRGVELDTYWYVPTFSNPHQFMPGSVFHLLEPDINQELYGMPEYLSALNSAWLNESATLFRRKYYQNGAHAGYIMYVTDAAQSSTDVEELRQAMRSSKGLGNFKNLFFYAPNGKSDGIKIVPLSEVATKDDFFNIKKVSAEDLMSAHRVPPQLMGIMPNNTGGFGDIVKAAQVFVRNELTPLQERFKEINDWLGEDIISFSNYELD, encoded by the coding sequence ATGCGAAAACGTAACAAGCGCCAGCGCAGCCAGCAGGTAACAGAAACCACGGCCACCGGCGCACGAAAAATGGAGGCATTCACCTTCGGCGAGCCGTCTCCGGTACTCGACCGGCGCGACATTCTCGATTATGTCGAGTGCGTAACCAACGGCAGATGGTACGAGCCGCCGGTAAGCTTTACCGGCCTTGCGAAAAGCCTGCGCGCCGCCGTGCATCATAGTTCACCGATTTACGTGAAGCGCAACATTCTGGCGAGCACGTTTATTCCGCACCCCATGCTCTCGCAGCAGGATTTCAGCCGCTTTGTGCTCGATTTTCTGGTGTTCGGCAACGCCTTTTTTGAAAAGCGCATGAGTGAAACTGGCCGCGTATTGAAGCTGGAAGCCTCACCGGCGAAATATACCCGGCGTGGCGTGGAGCTTGACACATACTGGTATGTTCCGACGTTCTCAAACCCGCATCAGTTTATGCCCGGATCGGTTTTTCACCTGCTGGAGCCTGATATCAATCAGGAGCTATACGGGATGCCGGAATATCTAAGCGCCCTAAATTCAGCCTGGCTCAACGAGAGCGCGACCCTGTTCCGCCGCAAGTACTACCAGAACGGCGCACACGCGGGTTACATCATGTACGTGACCGACGCGGCGCAAAGCAGCACCGACGTTGAGGAGCTTCGTCAGGCGATGCGCAGTTCGAAAGGGCTTGGTAATTTTAAGAACTTGTTTTTCTATGCACCAAACGGGAAATCGGATGGCATTAAAATTGTACCACTCAGCGAAGTTGCCACGAAAGACGATTTTTTTAATATCAAAAAAGTTAGCGCAGAAGATCTTATGAGTGCGCACCGCGTACCCCCACAATTAATGGGAATAATGCCTAATAATACTGGAGGATTTGGTGATATTGTAAAAGCAGCTCAAGTCTTTGTTCGGAATGAACTTACGCCATTACAAGAGCGTTTTAAGGAAATTAACGACTGGCTTGGGGAAGATATCATTTCATTTTCTAACTACGAACTAGATTAA